AGAACGCGGCGATCATCGGCCGGGCCCGGACGACCCTGGACGAGATCCGGGGATCGGACGACTTCGACCTGGCGAACCTGTCCGTGGCGATGCGGACGATGCGCTCGCTGCTGCGGACCCACGCCTAGCCGCTGCGCTCGGCCGCAACGGCAAAACGGGCGGCCCCGGGACCTGATGGTCCCGGGGCCGCCCGTTTTCCGTAGGGCGGCCCCGGCCTCAGCGGCCCGCGGTGAACTCCTCGTACGCGTCGCAGACCTCGGCGGAGGGGCCGTCCATGCGCAGGACGCCGGCCTCCAGCCAGATCGCCCGGTCGCAGGTCTCGCGGACCGTGCCGATGCCGTGGCTGACGAGGAAGACGGTGCCGGCGTGCTCGCGGAGCTCCTCGATGCGGGCCTGGCTGCGGCGCTGGAAGGCGGCGTCGCCGGTGGCGAGGGCCTCGTCGATCATCAGGACGTCGTGGTCCTTGGCGGCGGCGATGGAGAAGCGCAGCCGGGCGCCCATCCCGGAGGAGTACGTGCGCATGGGCAGGGAGATGAAGTCGCCCTTCTCGTTGATGCCGGAGAAGTCGACGATGCCCTGGTAGCGCTCGCGGACCTGCTGCTTGGACATGCCCATCGCGAGGCCGCCGAGGACCACGTTGCGCTCGCCGGTGAGGTCGTTCATCAGGGCGGCGTTCACGCCGAGGAGCGAGGGCTGGCCGTGGGAGTAGATCCTGCCGCGGGCCACGGGCTGGAGGCCGGCGATAGCGGAGAGCAGCGTGGACTTGCCCGAGCCGTTGGTGCCGATCAGGCCGATGGCCTCGCCCTTGTACGCGATGAAGCTGACGCCCTTGACGGCGTGCACCTCGCGGATGCCGGGGGCGGGCTTGCGGGAGAAGATCCGGCTGAGGGCTGCGGTGGCGCCGCCCTTGCGGGCGCCGGAGCCGTGCACCTTGTAGACGACGTGGACGTCGTCGGCGATGACGGTGGGCACGCGGGTGTCGGGCACCGCCACGGACGGTGCGCGGTGTGCGGGGGTGGTTGCGGTGTCAGCCACGGCCGTACTCCTCCTCAGCCTTCCAGAAGTAGATGAATCCGCCGACGCCCGCGAGCAGGGCCCAGCCGACGGCGATCGCCCACACGTGGTGCGGGAGCGCGTGCGCGTCGAAGCTGTCGATCAGCGCGTAGCGCATCAGGTCGATGTAGACGGCTGCCGGGTTGGTCTTGAGCACGACGGTGACCCAGTGCGCGAGGTGGTCCTTGCGGAGCATCTGGTCGATGGACCACATGACCCCGGAGGAGTACATCCACGTGCGCAGGATGAACGGCATCAGCTGGCTGACGTCCGGGCTCTTGCTGCCGATGCGGGCCATGACCAGGGCGACGCCGGCGCAGAAGACGGCCATCAGGGCCAGCGCGGGCGCGGCCGTCAGCCACTTGAGGGTCGGGGTCTGGCCGCAGGCGAGCAGCAGCAGGACGAGCGCGCCCATGGTGACGAGCAGCTGCTGGAAGAGCTGGACGACGGTGGACAGCGGCAGGCTGGCGCGCGGGAAGTGCAGGGCGCGGACCAGGCCGAGGTTGCTGTGCACGGCGCGGGTCGAGGCGTTGATGGAGCTGCCGATGAAGTCCCAGACGAAGACGCCGGTGATCAGGAACGGGATGTAGTCCGCCACGCCGTGGCTGGCGTTCATGACGATGCCGAAGATGAAGTAGTAGACGGCCGCGTTGAGCAGCGGGGTCACCAGGTGCCAGACCTGGCCGAGCCTGGCCGTGCTGTACGTGGCGTGCATCCGGGCGGTGGCGTACGCGGTGACGAAGTGGCGGCGGCCCCAGAGCTGGCGCACGTAGCTCGGGAGCGGGGGGCGGGCGCCGCTGATGGTCAGGCCGTGGGCCGCCGCCAGTTCTGCGAGCGAGGCGGGCGAGGCGGGCGGGGCGGGCAGGGCGGCCGCGGCGGCCGCAGCCGGCGCGGCGGGTTCCGCCGGCGGGGTGGTCTCGGTCACGGAGGTCACGGGGGTCGCTTTCGACGGGGGTCAGGGCGTCGGCTGTCCAGCGATGGGACGGGTCCGTATCGTCGCTACGGCGAGGTTAGGGCGCAACACGTCGGAACGCAACCGTATCGTCGTGACGAGCTGGTCCCGGCGTGCCCGGCTATGCTCTGTGCATGACCACCGACCCCGCCGCCGGCACCGCCCCAGCCCCCGCCCCCGCCCGCCGCGCCCCCGCCGGGGCCGCCGTCCTGCGCGAGGACGTGACCGAGGCGATCCGGGCCGCGGTACTGGACGAACTGGCCGCGGTCGGGTTCTCGCGGATGTCCATCGAAGGGATCGCCCGGCGCGCGGGCGTCGGCAAGACGGCCGTCTACCGGCGCTGGAAGTCGAAGCTGCACCTGGTGCTGGACCTGGTGGGGGCCTTCGCGGTGGACGGCCTGCCGGTGCCGGCGACGGGATCGCTGTACGGGGACGTACGGGCCCTGCTCGAGGTGATGACACACGTGCTGCGGCACCCCGTCGCCTCGGCGGTGATCCCGGACCTGCTGGTCGAGGCGGCCCGCAACCCGGAGATCGCGGACGCGGTGCGCGGCGCCCTGCTGGAGGGGGAGCGGCGGATGGCCGAGGGGATCGTGTCGGAGGCGGTGGCGCGGGGCGAACTCGCGGCGGGAACGGATCCGGGCCGGGCACTGGACCTGGCGATCGGCCCGCTCTACTGGCGGCAGGTGGTCGTACGCGACGCCGTGCCGGCGGAGTACCTGGACGACCTGGCCCGATCGGCGGTGGCGGGCCTGACGGCCACGTCGTCCGCGTCCTGACGCAGACGACGGGGGCCGCCGGAGCCGGGGGCTAGCGGGTGTAGAACGCCACGCGGAAGCCCAGGTCCACGTACGCGTTCTGGGGCGGGTCGTACGAGCGGAACTGGATCATGCGGGCGCGCTGTTCGCGGGAGAACCAGGAGCCCCCGCGGACGATCCGGTCGCCCGGGGCCCGCAGGTCCTCGCGGCCGGGCCGGGTGTCGTCGTACGACCAGGCCAGGGACCGCGTCCACTCCCACACGTTGCCGATCATGTCCTGGGGCCCGCCCTCCCGGGCCGCCCAGGGGAAGAGGCCCACGGGCACGGAGCGCTGGGTCCAGCCCTGCGCCGTGCGGACATGGGCCATGCCCTCCTGCCACTCGTTCCCCCACGGATAGGGGTCCGACGCCGGCCGGCCCGGGCCGGAGCACTCCCATTCGGCCTCGGTGGGGATGTCCGCGTAGCCGTGCTCGTCCAGCACGTTCCGCTCGCGCAGCCGTTTCGTCAGCCAGCGGCAGTACGCCAGTGCCTCCCACCAGTTGACCCCGACGACCGGCTGGGTGGGCTGGTTGTAGCGGGGGTCCCACCAGTAGAGCGGCACCTGCCGCAGCAGCAGCTGGTCCACGTACTCCTGGAGGGACTCCTCGTCGACGATGCCCTCCCGCATCTCCTTGCTCAGATGGATCCGCTGGGTGTCCGTCGACCCGGCGCGCGGTCCGTCCGGCGCGTCGATGAAGGACGGGTCGTGTCCGACCCACAGCCGTGCGGGTCCGTCCGGCCAGCAGTCGAGGTCCCGGTACCCGCCCGAGGCGACGAACTGCGCGTAGTCCCGGTTGGTGACGGGCAGCGTGGAGATCCGGAAGGAGCCGATGGTCTCGATGCGCTGCGGGAACCAGTCGATGTGCCGGTACTTGTCGTCCTGCGAGTTGAGCGGGGTCGTGGAGCCGATGGGGTACTCGCCCGCCGGTATGACACAGCTCCGGGCGAGGAACGAGCGCGATCTCTCCTCCCACGTGGACGGGTTGAGCTGCGCCTGCACGGTGGCCGCGCGCGCCCGGGTCTCCAGATCCTGCCCCCGGTCCCCGCGGGCGACGGCGACGGCGTCCGAGACCGAGCGCCGCAGCTGCCGTACGAGCCCGGACGGCTCCGCGTTCGGCCGGGCCGCCGCGAGGATCACGAGGAGCTCCCCGGCGAGCAGCCACAGCGGCAGCCCCTCGTCCCCGGCCTCCTCCGCGGCGCCCGCCAGCTCGGCGGCCGTGCCGGTGACCAGGCGGTGCCCCTCGGCCGTGGTCTGGGCGCTGGCCCAGTAGCGCAGCGGGGCGTGCCAGATGGCATCGCGGCACAGGCCGACGATGGTCTCCGAGTCCCGGCGCGCCAGCGCGCAGCCGGCGAAGTAGTCGCGGAAGAGGTTCTCCCTGAAGGAGAGCTGGGTGGCCGTGTCGACGGCGAGTATGCCGTGGCCCTTCCTGAGGAACTGCACGTAGTCGACCACGGCCGGGTACGCGTCGAGGAACTCGCGCTCCTCGCCCAGTGCCCGCAGGATCGGCTCGTGGACGGCCGCCGCGGAGATGGAGTTCGCCCCGGGCCGCGCGGACCTCAACGAGGTGATGGAGAAGCCGACCTCCTCGATGATCCGCTGGATCTCGGTGTCGTAACCGGGCCGCAGGAGGCACGGCTCCGCGGCGGCCGCGGCGCGCCTGCGGGGACGCTTGTGCAGGAACTCCTCCGAGGCCAGCCGGCAGAAGTGCCCGACGGACGTGGGGACCTCGTGGTTGCGCTCCGTGGAGACGACCAGGAGGTGCAGCAGGTACGGGACGCGCGCGGCCGAGGCGAGAGCGCTGTCGCCCCGGATCGCGGCGATGAGCCGCTCCGAGAGCTTTCCTTCGTGAGGGGTCATCAGGCGGTGAACCATCCGGTGATGTAGTTCTCGAGGTCGCGCTGCTTGGGCGGCCGGAGGAAATAGGCGCTGACGTCGCGCGCCCTCGCGCACTCGGCGGAGAACCAGCCCGAATCCGAGATGGTCACGAGGACGCGCAGGTTCCGGTAGTGCACGTGGAGCTGCGCCAGGGTCTGCAGGACGGTGCGCGGCGACCAGTTGGCGGAACTCGCGTGGCCGTGCAGGGGCACGTCCTCCACGCCGTCCACGAAGAGGAACGCCCGGTCGAGAGAGCCCCGCAGCAGGGTGCGTGCGGTGCCGCCGTAGACCCCGATCCCGGAACGGGTGACGGCGGCGTCCGTGATGGCCTCGGCGGTCGCCGCGAAATCGCCCTGCGCGGGCACGTCGAGGGCGTTGACGAGCAGCGGTACGGGCGCCTCCGCGTCGCCGTCCAGCGCCCGCTCCGCGAGCAGCGAGGCGTAGTGCGTGCAGATCGAGGTGCGCCCGGAGCACGGCGGCCCGATGAGCACCACGGAGCGGCCCGCGCCGTGCAGGACGATGCCGTCGAGGGGCAGTCCCGGCGTGTCCTCGTCGCCCGGCGGGGCGGTCCGGGCGAGGGCGTCGATCTCCCGCACCTCCCGGGGGATCCAGACCGCATCCAGCGGACGGTCGGGGAAGGCGACGGCCTCCGCGCCCTCCTGGCTGGTCGCCGACAGGGCGCGCAACGCGCCCAGGTAGTGGACGAGCTCCACGGGGAGCTCGCGCGGCGCCGCCGTGTCCGGCGCGGGGCCCGCTGCCGCGGCGGGCGCAGGCGCGGCCGGGCCCGCCGGATCTGCCGGACCTGCCGGGGCCGCCGGACCCGCCGGGGCCGGCTGGTCCGGTACGCGGCCGCCCGCCCCGCGCGGCGCCGACGGGTCGATGCGCCGGGCCCGGCGCGTGTCCTGGGGCCCGGAACCCTCTTCAGGGGCCATGTCACCTCACTCACCCATCACGGGCCGGCCGGATGCCAGGACACGGGCTCGGGGACGGCGGTGATGCCCCCCAGCTCC
The Streptomyces sp. NBC_01296 DNA segment above includes these coding regions:
- a CDS encoding ABC transporter ATP-binding protein, producing MADTATTPAHRAPSVAVPDTRVPTVIADDVHVVYKVHGSGARKGGATAALSRIFSRKPAPGIREVHAVKGVSFIAYKGEAIGLIGTNGSGKSTLLSAIAGLQPVARGRIYSHGQPSLLGVNAALMNDLTGERNVVLGGLAMGMSKQQVRERYQGIVDFSGINEKGDFISLPMRTYSSGMGARLRFSIAAAKDHDVLMIDEALATGDAAFQRRSQARIEELREHAGTVFLVSHGIGTVRETCDRAIWLEAGVLRMDGPSAEVCDAYEEFTAGR
- a CDS encoding ABC transporter permease translates to MTSVTETTPPAEPAAPAAAAAAALPAPPASPASLAELAAAHGLTISGARPPLPSYVRQLWGRRHFVTAYATARMHATYSTARLGQVWHLVTPLLNAAVYYFIFGIVMNASHGVADYIPFLITGVFVWDFIGSSINASTRAVHSNLGLVRALHFPRASLPLSTVVQLFQQLLVTMGALVLLLLACGQTPTLKWLTAAPALALMAVFCAGVALVMARIGSKSPDVSQLMPFILRTWMYSSGVMWSIDQMLRKDHLAHWVTVVLKTNPAAVYIDLMRYALIDSFDAHALPHHVWAIAVGWALLAGVGGFIYFWKAEEEYGRG
- a CDS encoding TetR/AcrR family transcriptional regulator; its protein translation is MTTDPAAGTAPAPAPARRAPAGAAVLREDVTEAIRAAVLDELAAVGFSRMSIEGIARRAGVGKTAVYRRWKSKLHLVLDLVGAFAVDGLPVPATGSLYGDVRALLEVMTHVLRHPVASAVIPDLLVEAARNPEIADAVRGALLEGERRMAEGIVSEAVARGELAAGTDPGRALDLAIGPLYWRQVVVRDAVPAEYLDDLARSAVAGLTATSSAS
- a CDS encoding SUMF1/EgtB/PvdO family nonheme iron enzyme — protein: MTPHEGKLSERLIAAIRGDSALASAARVPYLLHLLVVSTERNHEVPTSVGHFCRLASEEFLHKRPRRRAAAAAEPCLLRPGYDTEIQRIIEEVGFSITSLRSARPGANSISAAAVHEPILRALGEEREFLDAYPAVVDYVQFLRKGHGILAVDTATQLSFRENLFRDYFAGCALARRDSETIVGLCRDAIWHAPLRYWASAQTTAEGHRLVTGTAAELAGAAEEAGDEGLPLWLLAGELLVILAAARPNAEPSGLVRQLRRSVSDAVAVARGDRGQDLETRARAATVQAQLNPSTWEERSRSFLARSCVIPAGEYPIGSTTPLNSQDDKYRHIDWFPQRIETIGSFRISTLPVTNRDYAQFVASGGYRDLDCWPDGPARLWVGHDPSFIDAPDGPRAGSTDTQRIHLSKEMREGIVDEESLQEYVDQLLLRQVPLYWWDPRYNQPTQPVVGVNWWEALAYCRWLTKRLRERNVLDEHGYADIPTEAEWECSGPGRPASDPYPWGNEWQEGMAHVRTAQGWTQRSVPVGLFPWAAREGGPQDMIGNVWEWTRSLAWSYDDTRPGREDLRAPGDRIVRGGSWFSREQRARMIQFRSYDPPQNAYVDLGFRVAFYTR